Proteins from a genomic interval of Dermacentor variabilis isolate Ectoservices chromosome 8, ASM5094787v1, whole genome shotgun sequence:
- the step gene encoding cytohesin steppke isoform X4, translating to MRYPASPVRNVDSEMNMTASVPRSTESFPTSDLTLEEQRLLADIRQRKAELLQEIQQLKDEIEEVTAEMERLEAQESADGSKGATRSKQLSIGKKKFNMDPKKGIEYLVEHGLLRADAPLEVAQFLYGGQGLNKTAIGEYLGERSDFNMRVLDAFVELHDFTDLILVQALRQFLWSFRLPGEAQKIDRMMEKFAHRYCQLNPGVFSNADTCYVLSFAIIMLNTALHNPCVRDKPSLEQFVVMNRGINNGGDLPRELLASLYESIRQEPFKIPEDDGNDLMHTFFNPDREGWLWKQGGRYKSWKRRWFILNDNCLYYFEYTTDKEPRGIIPLENVQVKEVQDRHKPNCFELFSVGSELIKACKTDSEGKVVEGKHTVYRMSAATPEEKDQWIQCLRQSISHNPFYDMLSARKKKAAQHYNHK from the exons ACCTGACTCTGGAGGAGCAGCGGTTGCTGGCCGACATCCGGCAGCGCAAGGCCGAGCTCCTCCAGGAGATCCAGCAGCTCAAGGACGAGATCGAGGAAGTGACGGCCGAGATGGAGCGGCTCGAGGCCCAGGAGTCCGCCGACGGCTCCAAGGGGGCCACGCGGAGCAAGCAGCTCTCCATCGGCAAGAAGAAGTTCAACATGGACCCCAAGAAGGGCATCGAGTACCTCGTCGAGCACGGCCTGCTGCGCGCCGACGCGCCGCTCGAGGTGGCCCAGTTCCTGTACGGGGGCCAGGGCCTCAACAAGACCGCCATCGGCGAGTACCTCGGCGAGCGGTCCGACTTCAACATGCGCGTGCTGGACGCGTTCGTCGAGCTGCACGACTTCACGGACCTGATCCTGGTGCAGGCGCTGCGCCAGTTCCTCTGGTCCTTCCGCCTGCCGGGCGAGGCGCAGAAGATCGACCGCATGATGGAGAAGTTCGCGCACCGCTACTGCCAGCTGAACCCGGGCGTGTTCAGCAACGCGGACACGTGCTACGTGCTCTCCTTCGCCATCATCATGCTCAACACGGCGCTCCACAACCCGTGCGTGCGCGACAAGCCGTCGCTCGAGCAGTTCGTCGTCATGAACCGCGGCATCAACAACGGCGGCGACCTGCCGCGCGAGCTGCTCGCCTCGCTCTACGAGAGCATCCGCCAGGAGCCGTTCAAGATACCCGAGGACGACGGCAACGACCTGATGCACACCTTCTTCAACCCGGACCGCGAGGGCTGGCTCTGGAAGCAGG GTGGTCGTTATAAAAGCTGGAAGAGGCGATGGTTTATTCTGAATGACAACTGTCTCTACTACTTTGAGTACACCACG GACAAAGAGCCTCGCGGCATCATCCCACTGGAGAATGTGCAAGTGAAGGAGGTCCAGGACAGGCACAAGCCCAACTGCTTCGAGCTCTTCTCAGTGGGCAGCGAGCTGATCAAGGCATGCAAGACCGACTCGGAAGGCAAGGTGGTCGAAGGCAAGCATACAGTCTACCGCATGTCGGCTGCCACACCCGAGGAAAAGGACCAGTGGATACAGTGCCTCCG CCAGAGCATCAGCCACAACCCGTTCTATGACATGCTCTCGGCACGCAAGAAGAAAGCAGCGCAACACTACAACCACAAGTGA
- the step gene encoding cytohesin steppke isoform X3, whose protein sequence is MLSSSTTIREQCNEPCVTTGCLQRNDCAEFLPARFDLTLEEQRLLADIRQRKAELLQEIQQLKDEIEEVTAEMERLEAQESADGSKGATRSKQLSIGKKKFNMDPKKGIEYLVEHGLLRADAPLEVAQFLYGGQGLNKTAIGEYLGERSDFNMRVLDAFVELHDFTDLILVQALRQFLWSFRLPGEAQKIDRMMEKFAHRYCQLNPGVFSNADTCYVLSFAIIMLNTALHNPCVRDKPSLEQFVVMNRGINNGGDLPRELLASLYESIRQEPFKIPEDDGNDLMHTFFNPDREGWLWKQGGRYKSWKRRWFILNDNCLYYFEYTTDKEPRGIIPLENVQVKEVQDRHKPNCFELFSVGSELIKACKTDSEGKVVEGKHTVYRMSAATPEEKDQWIQCLRQSISHNPFYDMLSARKKKAAQHYNHK, encoded by the exons ACCTGACTCTGGAGGAGCAGCGGTTGCTGGCCGACATCCGGCAGCGCAAGGCCGAGCTCCTCCAGGAGATCCAGCAGCTCAAGGACGAGATCGAGGAAGTGACGGCCGAGATGGAGCGGCTCGAGGCCCAGGAGTCCGCCGACGGCTCCAAGGGGGCCACGCGGAGCAAGCAGCTCTCCATCGGCAAGAAGAAGTTCAACATGGACCCCAAGAAGGGCATCGAGTACCTCGTCGAGCACGGCCTGCTGCGCGCCGACGCGCCGCTCGAGGTGGCCCAGTTCCTGTACGGGGGCCAGGGCCTCAACAAGACCGCCATCGGCGAGTACCTCGGCGAGCGGTCCGACTTCAACATGCGCGTGCTGGACGCGTTCGTCGAGCTGCACGACTTCACGGACCTGATCCTGGTGCAGGCGCTGCGCCAGTTCCTCTGGTCCTTCCGCCTGCCGGGCGAGGCGCAGAAGATCGACCGCATGATGGAGAAGTTCGCGCACCGCTACTGCCAGCTGAACCCGGGCGTGTTCAGCAACGCGGACACGTGCTACGTGCTCTCCTTCGCCATCATCATGCTCAACACGGCGCTCCACAACCCGTGCGTGCGCGACAAGCCGTCGCTCGAGCAGTTCGTCGTCATGAACCGCGGCATCAACAACGGCGGCGACCTGCCGCGCGAGCTGCTCGCCTCGCTCTACGAGAGCATCCGCCAGGAGCCGTTCAAGATACCCGAGGACGACGGCAACGACCTGATGCACACCTTCTTCAACCCGGACCGCGAGGGCTGGCTCTGGAAGCAGG GTGGTCGTTATAAAAGCTGGAAGAGGCGATGGTTTATTCTGAATGACAACTGTCTCTACTACTTTGAGTACACCACG GACAAAGAGCCTCGCGGCATCATCCCACTGGAGAATGTGCAAGTGAAGGAGGTCCAGGACAGGCACAAGCCCAACTGCTTCGAGCTCTTCTCAGTGGGCAGCGAGCTGATCAAGGCATGCAAGACCGACTCGGAAGGCAAGGTGGTCGAAGGCAAGCATACAGTCTACCGCATGTCGGCTGCCACACCCGAGGAAAAGGACCAGTGGATACAGTGCCTCCG CCAGAGCATCAGCCACAACCCGTTCTATGACATGCTCTCGGCACGCAAGAAGAAAGCAGCGCAACACTACAACCACAAGTGA
- the step gene encoding cytohesin steppke isoform X1 has translation MGRSFSPDREPAMLVRYRKRLPFCTDLTLEEQRLLADIRQRKAELLQEIQQLKDEIEEVTAEMERLEAQESADGSKGATRSKQLSIGKKKFNMDPKKGIEYLVEHGLLRADAPLEVAQFLYGGQGLNKTAIGEYLGERSDFNMRVLDAFVELHDFTDLILVQALRQFLWSFRLPGEAQKIDRMMEKFAHRYCQLNPGVFSNADTCYVLSFAIIMLNTALHNPCVRDKPSLEQFVVMNRGINNGGDLPRELLASLYESIRQEPFKIPEDDGNDLMHTFFNPDREGWLWKQGGRYKSWKRRWFILNDNCLYYFEYTTDKEPRGIIPLENVQVKEVQDRHKPNCFELFSVGSELIKACKTDSEGKVVEGKHTVYRMSAATPEEKDQWIQCLRQSISHNPFYDMLSARKKKAAQHYNHK, from the exons ACCTGACTCTGGAGGAGCAGCGGTTGCTGGCCGACATCCGGCAGCGCAAGGCCGAGCTCCTCCAGGAGATCCAGCAGCTCAAGGACGAGATCGAGGAAGTGACGGCCGAGATGGAGCGGCTCGAGGCCCAGGAGTCCGCCGACGGCTCCAAGGGGGCCACGCGGAGCAAGCAGCTCTCCATCGGCAAGAAGAAGTTCAACATGGACCCCAAGAAGGGCATCGAGTACCTCGTCGAGCACGGCCTGCTGCGCGCCGACGCGCCGCTCGAGGTGGCCCAGTTCCTGTACGGGGGCCAGGGCCTCAACAAGACCGCCATCGGCGAGTACCTCGGCGAGCGGTCCGACTTCAACATGCGCGTGCTGGACGCGTTCGTCGAGCTGCACGACTTCACGGACCTGATCCTGGTGCAGGCGCTGCGCCAGTTCCTCTGGTCCTTCCGCCTGCCGGGCGAGGCGCAGAAGATCGACCGCATGATGGAGAAGTTCGCGCACCGCTACTGCCAGCTGAACCCGGGCGTGTTCAGCAACGCGGACACGTGCTACGTGCTCTCCTTCGCCATCATCATGCTCAACACGGCGCTCCACAACCCGTGCGTGCGCGACAAGCCGTCGCTCGAGCAGTTCGTCGTCATGAACCGCGGCATCAACAACGGCGGCGACCTGCCGCGCGAGCTGCTCGCCTCGCTCTACGAGAGCATCCGCCAGGAGCCGTTCAAGATACCCGAGGACGACGGCAACGACCTGATGCACACCTTCTTCAACCCGGACCGCGAGGGCTGGCTCTGGAAGCAGG GTGGTCGTTATAAAAGCTGGAAGAGGCGATGGTTTATTCTGAATGACAACTGTCTCTACTACTTTGAGTACACCACG GACAAAGAGCCTCGCGGCATCATCCCACTGGAGAATGTGCAAGTGAAGGAGGTCCAGGACAGGCACAAGCCCAACTGCTTCGAGCTCTTCTCAGTGGGCAGCGAGCTGATCAAGGCATGCAAGACCGACTCGGAAGGCAAGGTGGTCGAAGGCAAGCATACAGTCTACCGCATGTCGGCTGCCACACCCGAGGAAAAGGACCAGTGGATACAGTGCCTCCG CCAGAGCATCAGCCACAACCCGTTCTATGACATGCTCTCGGCACGCAAGAAGAAAGCAGCGCAACACTACAACCACAAGTGA
- the step gene encoding cytohesin steppke isoform X5, which translates to MHPPTDVSVYLTLEEQRLLADIRQRKAELLQEIQQLKDEIEEVTAEMERLEAQESADGSKGATRSKQLSIGKKKFNMDPKKGIEYLVEHGLLRADAPLEVAQFLYGGQGLNKTAIGEYLGERSDFNMRVLDAFVELHDFTDLILVQALRQFLWSFRLPGEAQKIDRMMEKFAHRYCQLNPGVFSNADTCYVLSFAIIMLNTALHNPCVRDKPSLEQFVVMNRGINNGGDLPRELLASLYESIRQEPFKIPEDDGNDLMHTFFNPDREGWLWKQGGRYKSWKRRWFILNDNCLYYFEYTTDKEPRGIIPLENVQVKEVQDRHKPNCFELFSVGSELIKACKTDSEGKVVEGKHTVYRMSAATPEEKDQWIQCLRQSISHNPFYDMLSARKKKAAQHYNHK; encoded by the exons ACCTGACTCTGGAGGAGCAGCGGTTGCTGGCCGACATCCGGCAGCGCAAGGCCGAGCTCCTCCAGGAGATCCAGCAGCTCAAGGACGAGATCGAGGAAGTGACGGCCGAGATGGAGCGGCTCGAGGCCCAGGAGTCCGCCGACGGCTCCAAGGGGGCCACGCGGAGCAAGCAGCTCTCCATCGGCAAGAAGAAGTTCAACATGGACCCCAAGAAGGGCATCGAGTACCTCGTCGAGCACGGCCTGCTGCGCGCCGACGCGCCGCTCGAGGTGGCCCAGTTCCTGTACGGGGGCCAGGGCCTCAACAAGACCGCCATCGGCGAGTACCTCGGCGAGCGGTCCGACTTCAACATGCGCGTGCTGGACGCGTTCGTCGAGCTGCACGACTTCACGGACCTGATCCTGGTGCAGGCGCTGCGCCAGTTCCTCTGGTCCTTCCGCCTGCCGGGCGAGGCGCAGAAGATCGACCGCATGATGGAGAAGTTCGCGCACCGCTACTGCCAGCTGAACCCGGGCGTGTTCAGCAACGCGGACACGTGCTACGTGCTCTCCTTCGCCATCATCATGCTCAACACGGCGCTCCACAACCCGTGCGTGCGCGACAAGCCGTCGCTCGAGCAGTTCGTCGTCATGAACCGCGGCATCAACAACGGCGGCGACCTGCCGCGCGAGCTGCTCGCCTCGCTCTACGAGAGCATCCGCCAGGAGCCGTTCAAGATACCCGAGGACGACGGCAACGACCTGATGCACACCTTCTTCAACCCGGACCGCGAGGGCTGGCTCTGGAAGCAGG GTGGTCGTTATAAAAGCTGGAAGAGGCGATGGTTTATTCTGAATGACAACTGTCTCTACTACTTTGAGTACACCACG GACAAAGAGCCTCGCGGCATCATCCCACTGGAGAATGTGCAAGTGAAGGAGGTCCAGGACAGGCACAAGCCCAACTGCTTCGAGCTCTTCTCAGTGGGCAGCGAGCTGATCAAGGCATGCAAGACCGACTCGGAAGGCAAGGTGGTCGAAGGCAAGCATACAGTCTACCGCATGTCGGCTGCCACACCCGAGGAAAAGGACCAGTGGATACAGTGCCTCCG CCAGAGCATCAGCCACAACCCGTTCTATGACATGCTCTCGGCACGCAAGAAGAAAGCAGCGCAACACTACAACCACAAGTGA
- the step gene encoding cytohesin steppke isoform X2: MGTLSQLTSTTTRAMLLSDAPQGLNEMEDDSSLWTDLTLEEQRLLADIRQRKAELLQEIQQLKDEIEEVTAEMERLEAQESADGSKGATRSKQLSIGKKKFNMDPKKGIEYLVEHGLLRADAPLEVAQFLYGGQGLNKTAIGEYLGERSDFNMRVLDAFVELHDFTDLILVQALRQFLWSFRLPGEAQKIDRMMEKFAHRYCQLNPGVFSNADTCYVLSFAIIMLNTALHNPCVRDKPSLEQFVVMNRGINNGGDLPRELLASLYESIRQEPFKIPEDDGNDLMHTFFNPDREGWLWKQGGRYKSWKRRWFILNDNCLYYFEYTTDKEPRGIIPLENVQVKEVQDRHKPNCFELFSVGSELIKACKTDSEGKVVEGKHTVYRMSAATPEEKDQWIQCLRQSISHNPFYDMLSARKKKAAQHYNHK; this comes from the exons ACCTGACTCTGGAGGAGCAGCGGTTGCTGGCCGACATCCGGCAGCGCAAGGCCGAGCTCCTCCAGGAGATCCAGCAGCTCAAGGACGAGATCGAGGAAGTGACGGCCGAGATGGAGCGGCTCGAGGCCCAGGAGTCCGCCGACGGCTCCAAGGGGGCCACGCGGAGCAAGCAGCTCTCCATCGGCAAGAAGAAGTTCAACATGGACCCCAAGAAGGGCATCGAGTACCTCGTCGAGCACGGCCTGCTGCGCGCCGACGCGCCGCTCGAGGTGGCCCAGTTCCTGTACGGGGGCCAGGGCCTCAACAAGACCGCCATCGGCGAGTACCTCGGCGAGCGGTCCGACTTCAACATGCGCGTGCTGGACGCGTTCGTCGAGCTGCACGACTTCACGGACCTGATCCTGGTGCAGGCGCTGCGCCAGTTCCTCTGGTCCTTCCGCCTGCCGGGCGAGGCGCAGAAGATCGACCGCATGATGGAGAAGTTCGCGCACCGCTACTGCCAGCTGAACCCGGGCGTGTTCAGCAACGCGGACACGTGCTACGTGCTCTCCTTCGCCATCATCATGCTCAACACGGCGCTCCACAACCCGTGCGTGCGCGACAAGCCGTCGCTCGAGCAGTTCGTCGTCATGAACCGCGGCATCAACAACGGCGGCGACCTGCCGCGCGAGCTGCTCGCCTCGCTCTACGAGAGCATCCGCCAGGAGCCGTTCAAGATACCCGAGGACGACGGCAACGACCTGATGCACACCTTCTTCAACCCGGACCGCGAGGGCTGGCTCTGGAAGCAGG GTGGTCGTTATAAAAGCTGGAAGAGGCGATGGTTTATTCTGAATGACAACTGTCTCTACTACTTTGAGTACACCACG GACAAAGAGCCTCGCGGCATCATCCCACTGGAGAATGTGCAAGTGAAGGAGGTCCAGGACAGGCACAAGCCCAACTGCTTCGAGCTCTTCTCAGTGGGCAGCGAGCTGATCAAGGCATGCAAGACCGACTCGGAAGGCAAGGTGGTCGAAGGCAAGCATACAGTCTACCGCATGTCGGCTGCCACACCCGAGGAAAAGGACCAGTGGATACAGTGCCTCCG CCAGAGCATCAGCCACAACCCGTTCTATGACATGCTCTCGGCACGCAAGAAGAAAGCAGCGCAACACTACAACCACAAGTGA
- the step gene encoding cytohesin steppke isoform X6: protein MERLEAQESADGSKGATRSKQLSIGKKKFNMDPKKGIEYLVEHGLLRADAPLEVAQFLYGGQGLNKTAIGEYLGERSDFNMRVLDAFVELHDFTDLILVQALRQFLWSFRLPGEAQKIDRMMEKFAHRYCQLNPGVFSNADTCYVLSFAIIMLNTALHNPCVRDKPSLEQFVVMNRGINNGGDLPRELLASLYESIRQEPFKIPEDDGNDLMHTFFNPDREGWLWKQGGRYKSWKRRWFILNDNCLYYFEYTTDKEPRGIIPLENVQVKEVQDRHKPNCFELFSVGSELIKACKTDSEGKVVEGKHTVYRMSAATPEEKDQWIQCLRQSISHNPFYDMLSARKKKAAQHYNHK, encoded by the exons ATGGAGCGGCTCGAGGCCCAGGAGTCCGCCGACGGCTCCAAGGGGGCCACGCGGAGCAAGCAGCTCTCCATCGGCAAGAAGAAGTTCAACATGGACCCCAAGAAGGGCATCGAGTACCTCGTCGAGCACGGCCTGCTGCGCGCCGACGCGCCGCTCGAGGTGGCCCAGTTCCTGTACGGGGGCCAGGGCCTCAACAAGACCGCCATCGGCGAGTACCTCGGCGAGCGGTCCGACTTCAACATGCGCGTGCTGGACGCGTTCGTCGAGCTGCACGACTTCACGGACCTGATCCTGGTGCAGGCGCTGCGCCAGTTCCTCTGGTCCTTCCGCCTGCCGGGCGAGGCGCAGAAGATCGACCGCATGATGGAGAAGTTCGCGCACCGCTACTGCCAGCTGAACCCGGGCGTGTTCAGCAACGCGGACACGTGCTACGTGCTCTCCTTCGCCATCATCATGCTCAACACGGCGCTCCACAACCCGTGCGTGCGCGACAAGCCGTCGCTCGAGCAGTTCGTCGTCATGAACCGCGGCATCAACAACGGCGGCGACCTGCCGCGCGAGCTGCTCGCCTCGCTCTACGAGAGCATCCGCCAGGAGCCGTTCAAGATACCCGAGGACGACGGCAACGACCTGATGCACACCTTCTTCAACCCGGACCGCGAGGGCTGGCTCTGGAAGCAGG GTGGTCGTTATAAAAGCTGGAAGAGGCGATGGTTTATTCTGAATGACAACTGTCTCTACTACTTTGAGTACACCACG GACAAAGAGCCTCGCGGCATCATCCCACTGGAGAATGTGCAAGTGAAGGAGGTCCAGGACAGGCACAAGCCCAACTGCTTCGAGCTCTTCTCAGTGGGCAGCGAGCTGATCAAGGCATGCAAGACCGACTCGGAAGGCAAGGTGGTCGAAGGCAAGCATACAGTCTACCGCATGTCGGCTGCCACACCCGAGGAAAAGGACCAGTGGATACAGTGCCTCCG CCAGAGCATCAGCCACAACCCGTTCTATGACATGCTCTCGGCACGCAAGAAGAAAGCAGCGCAACACTACAACCACAAGTGA